One stretch of Rathayibacter festucae DSM 15932 DNA includes these proteins:
- a CDS encoding YrdB family protein has product MNRATAGTARTDPKVGPNDVLRLVLELFAFVSLGLWGFLSWDLPWSIVFGVGAPVLAILLWALFLSPRAVLAIDLYGRSLIELLIMGAAALAWLDLGQPVVAIVFGVVAVVSGVISGRRALS; this is encoded by the coding sequence GTGAATCGAGCGACAGCGGGCACTGCACGGACCGATCCGAAGGTCGGGCCGAACGACGTCCTCCGCCTCGTGCTCGAGCTGTTCGCGTTCGTCAGCCTCGGGCTGTGGGGCTTCCTGTCCTGGGACCTGCCGTGGAGCATCGTCTTCGGCGTCGGCGCACCGGTGCTGGCGATCCTGCTCTGGGCGCTCTTCCTGTCGCCGCGCGCCGTCCTCGCGATCGACCTCTACGGCCGCTCGCTGATCGAGCTGCTGATCATGGGCGCCGCCGCCCTCGCCTGGCTCGACCTCGGCCAGCCGGTCGTCGCGATCGTCTTCGGCGTGGTCGCCGTGGTGTCCGGCGTGATCTCGGGGCGCCGCGCGCTGAGCTGA
- a CDS encoding ABC transporter ATP-binding protein: MLAQSSPPAAPKRPNTLRTLLRLVPFVGDALPRLVGGIAIALVASLVSLAIPIVLQQLVDGPLGDGATAAGSGDLGPLIGPVVVVLLLGVLEAAAIALRRRMVLTPSTRVEARMRTALYRQLQDLPVSFHDRWQSGQLLSRAMSDLSLIRRWIAFGFVLLVVNALTIVVGFGVLVYWNPILGALFVACSIPVWIYGFAFEKRYSSIARRSQDQAGDLATTVEQSVHGIRVIKAFGRHQHALAGFADQAEKLRGTEVEKAKAIAGIWVVLLLIPDIAFALCLLAGVWLAADGQLSVGELFAFFATATVLRWPVESIGFLLSMTFDARTAVDRYFEVMDSRNTITDPEAPATIARPLGRVRFRDVHFRYQDAPERFADLLDGVDLEVEPGETMALVGLTGSGKTTLTALLPRLYDVTGGAIEIDGVDVRNLRRDELRSHVGMAFEDATLFSTSVRENVLLGRPDASEAELLEALEIAQADFVHSLPNGLDTTVGEEGMSLSGGQRQRLALARAIAARPAVLVLDDPLSALDVDTEARVEKGLRRVLGDTTALIVAHRPSTVALADRVALLEEGRVTAVGTHTELLASSPHYRFVISSLEEDELARPRGTERVGSRPRAEAELTDLADLTELETRS; this comes from the coding sequence GTGCTCGCACAGTCCTCTCCGCCCGCCGCTCCGAAGCGCCCGAACACCCTCCGCACGCTGCTGCGCCTGGTCCCGTTCGTCGGCGACGCGCTGCCCCGCCTGGTCGGCGGCATCGCGATCGCCCTCGTGGCCAGCCTCGTCTCGCTGGCGATCCCGATCGTCCTCCAGCAGCTGGTCGACGGACCGCTCGGCGACGGCGCGACCGCCGCCGGCTCCGGCGACCTCGGCCCGCTGATCGGCCCGGTCGTCGTCGTGCTCCTGCTCGGCGTGCTCGAGGCCGCCGCCATCGCGCTGCGCCGCCGGATGGTGCTCACGCCGAGCACGCGGGTCGAGGCGCGGATGCGCACCGCGCTGTACCGCCAGCTCCAGGACCTGCCCGTCTCGTTCCACGACCGCTGGCAGAGCGGGCAGCTGCTCTCGCGCGCGATGAGCGACCTCAGCCTCATCCGCCGCTGGATCGCCTTCGGCTTCGTGCTGCTGGTGGTCAACGCGCTGACGATCGTCGTCGGCTTCGGTGTCCTGGTCTACTGGAACCCGATCCTCGGCGCGCTGTTCGTGGCCTGCTCGATCCCGGTCTGGATCTACGGCTTCGCCTTCGAGAAGCGCTACTCGAGCATCGCGCGCCGCAGCCAGGACCAGGCCGGCGACCTCGCCACCACGGTCGAGCAGTCGGTGCACGGCATCCGCGTGATCAAGGCGTTCGGCCGCCACCAGCACGCGCTCGCGGGCTTCGCCGACCAGGCGGAGAAGCTGCGCGGCACGGAGGTGGAGAAGGCGAAGGCCATCGCGGGCATCTGGGTCGTCCTGCTGCTCATCCCCGACATCGCCTTCGCGCTCTGCCTCCTCGCCGGCGTCTGGCTGGCCGCCGACGGACAGCTCAGCGTCGGCGAGCTCTTCGCCTTCTTCGCCACCGCCACGGTGCTGCGCTGGCCGGTGGAGTCGATCGGCTTCCTGCTCTCGATGACGTTCGACGCGCGCACCGCCGTCGACCGCTACTTCGAGGTGATGGACAGCCGGAACACGATCACCGATCCGGAGGCGCCCGCCACGATCGCCCGCCCGCTCGGCCGGGTGCGCTTCCGCGACGTGCACTTCCGCTACCAGGACGCGCCCGAGCGCTTCGCCGACCTGCTCGACGGCGTCGACCTCGAGGTCGAGCCCGGCGAGACGATGGCGCTCGTCGGCCTCACCGGCTCGGGCAAGACGACGCTCACCGCGCTGCTGCCGCGCCTCTACGACGTGACCGGCGGAGCGATCGAGATCGACGGCGTCGACGTGCGGAACCTCCGCCGCGACGAGCTGCGCTCCCACGTCGGCATGGCCTTCGAGGACGCGACGCTGTTCTCCACCTCCGTGCGCGAGAACGTGCTGCTCGGCCGCCCCGACGCCTCCGAGGCGGAGCTGCTCGAGGCGCTCGAGATCGCGCAGGCGGACTTCGTGCACTCCCTGCCGAACGGGCTGGACACCACCGTGGGCGAGGAGGGGATGAGCCTCTCCGGCGGCCAGCGCCAGCGGCTCGCCCTCGCGCGCGCCATCGCCGCGCGGCCGGCCGTCCTCGTCCTGGACGATCCGCTGTCGGCCCTCGACGTCGACACCGAGGCGCGGGTCGAGAAGGGCCTGCGCCGCGTGCTCGGCGACACCACCGCGCTGATCGTCGCGCACCGCCCCTCGACCGTCGCCCTCGCCGACCGCGTCGCCCTCCTCGAGGAGGGCCGCGTCACGGCGGTCGGCACCCACACCGAGCTGCTCGCGAGCAGCCCGCACTACCGCTTCGTCATCTCGAGCCTCGAGGAGGACGAGCTCGCCCGTCCCCGGGGCACCGAGCGCGTCGGCTCGCGCCCGCGCGCCGAGGCCGAGCTGACGGACCTGGCCGACCTCACGGAGCTGGAGACCCGATCATGA
- a CDS encoding NADP-dependent isocitrate dehydrogenase has translation MSKIKVEGTVVELDGDEMTRIIWQKIKDTLIHPYLDVNLEYYDLGMEYRDQTDDQVTIDAAHAIQKHGVGVKCATITPDEARVEEFGLKKMWKSPNGTIRNILGGVIFREPIIISNIPRLVPGWNKPIIIGRHAFGDQYRATDFVFKGKGTLTVEFTPEDGSEPMKFEVYKAPDDGIAQVQYNQDSSIRDFARSSLNYGLTRNYPVYLSTKNTILKAYDGRFKDIFEEIFETEFKERFEAAGLTYEHRLIDDMVASAMKWEGGYVWACKNYDGDVQSDTVAQGFGSLGLMTSVLSTPDGSVVEAEAAHGTVTRHYRQHQAGKPTSTNPIASIYAWTRGLAHRGKLDGNQELIDFSLTLEDVVIKTVESGSMTKDLALLVGPDQAWQTTEEFLATLDENLKARMAS, from the coding sequence ATGTCGAAGATCAAGGTTGAAGGAACCGTCGTCGAGCTCGACGGCGACGAGATGACGCGGATCATCTGGCAGAAGATCAAGGACACCCTGATCCACCCGTACCTCGACGTGAACCTCGAGTACTACGACCTCGGCATGGAGTACCGCGACCAGACCGACGACCAGGTCACGATCGACGCCGCCCACGCCATCCAGAAGCACGGCGTCGGCGTCAAGTGCGCGACCATCACGCCCGACGAGGCGCGCGTCGAGGAGTTCGGCCTGAAGAAGATGTGGAAGTCGCCGAACGGCACGATCCGCAACATCCTCGGCGGCGTCATCTTCCGCGAGCCGATCATCATCTCGAACATCCCGCGCCTGGTGCCCGGCTGGAACAAGCCGATCATCATCGGCCGCCACGCCTTCGGCGACCAGTACCGCGCCACCGACTTCGTCTTCAAGGGCAAGGGCACGCTCACCGTCGAGTTCACCCCCGAGGACGGCTCCGAGCCGATGAAGTTCGAGGTCTACAAGGCCCCCGACGACGGCATCGCGCAGGTCCAGTACAACCAGGACTCGTCGATCCGCGACTTCGCGCGCTCCTCGCTCAACTACGGCCTGACCCGCAACTACCCGGTCTACCTCTCCACGAAGAACACGATCCTCAAGGCCTACGACGGCCGGTTCAAGGACATCTTCGAGGAGATCTTCGAGACCGAGTTCAAGGAGCGCTTCGAGGCCGCCGGTCTCACCTACGAGCACCGCCTCATCGACGACATGGTCGCCTCGGCCATGAAGTGGGAGGGCGGCTACGTCTGGGCCTGCAAGAACTACGACGGCGACGTCCAGTCCGACACCGTCGCGCAGGGCTTCGGCTCGCTCGGCCTGATGACCTCGGTCCTCTCCACCCCCGACGGCAGCGTCGTCGAGGCGGAGGCGGCGCACGGCACCGTCACGCGCCACTACCGCCAGCACCAGGCCGGCAAGCCCACCTCGACGAACCCGATCGCCTCGATCTACGCCTGGACGCGCGGCCTCGCGCACCGCGGCAAGCTCGACGGCAACCAGGAGCTCATCGACTTCTCGCTGACCCTCGAGGACGTCGTCATCAAGACGGTCGAGTCCGGCAGCATGACGAAGGACCTCGCGCTCCTCGTCGGCCCGGACCAGGCCTGGCAGACGACCGAGGAGTTCCTCGCCACGCTCGACGAGAACCTCAAGGCGCGCATGGCGAGCTGA
- a CDS encoding MGMT family protein: MLAVVDAIPPGRVMAYGEIAAVLGTRAARAVGTVLARYGSDVAWWRVVRSGGAPAIGHEDRAREHYAREGTPLVTTPSGYRVDVRAARWTP, encoded by the coding sequence GTGCTCGCCGTCGTCGACGCGATCCCGCCCGGCCGCGTGATGGCCTACGGCGAGATCGCCGCGGTGCTCGGCACCCGGGCCGCCCGCGCCGTCGGCACGGTGCTCGCCCGCTACGGCTCCGACGTCGCCTGGTGGCGGGTCGTCCGCTCCGGCGGCGCTCCCGCGATCGGGCACGAGGACCGTGCGCGCGAGCACTACGCGCGCGAGGGCACGCCGCTCGTCACGACCCCGAGCGGCTACCGGGTGGACGTCCGCGCCGCGCGCTGGACGCCCTGA
- a CDS encoding S8 family serine peptidase, with translation MSHRPPVRRAEKRILAGLAALGIAASGAFAVSAASAAPLVGGAALVGGLSTLQTFDDGDYVVTLVEPSAATYEGTDARFARTAPDAGAQLQARSAPVEDYSAHLEQRQDDVAAAVDAAIGYHYTVALNGFSASLTAEQASALAGRKDVAQVRELEDLKLDRAAASTAPAPTAAADAGIPVPDTGQESSTSFLGLEGDGGVWDTVGGVEKAGEGIVVGVIDSGIAPENPSFAGAPLATSPGAAPYTDGTTVRYAKSDGTTFAGSCSPGLAASEQWDGGECNQKLIGARWFLGQNEAAGSTDNPEYRSPRDADGHGSHTASTAAGNADVEASVDGYDYGTISGVAPAAKVAAYKVCWNGDENGTDDDDYCSGEGILAAINAAVADGVDVINFSIGGGSAVSTLTPYDEAFLNAAAAGVFVAASAGNSGPGVSTLDHASPWYTTVAASSIPTYTATATLGDGQAFVGGSISVHDDVTGPLVNSADVVVAGTENADICAPGSLDAAKVTGKIVACTAGVTARVSKSAEVDRAGGIGMLLLNPFPNALHVDDHSVPSIQIDSQAYDAITAYAGTAGATATLTEGNATGTEIPVPQVAGFSSRGPAEADGTDVLKPDLTAPGVAILADSFNAEGDDPAFAFESGTSMSSPHIAGLAALILGVTPNASPSAVKSAMMTTSYDSVDQSGAASDDVFAQGAGHVDPTAFLDPGLLYESGTSDWIAFLKGAGYVFADPELDAVEAIDPSDLNQASIAIGALAGSQTVTRAVTSTEAGSYTASLDIPGIDAVVSPSTLSFTGAGQTAEYTVTFTRTDAELTEFATGYLTWSSAEHEVRSPVAVRPVLLDAPYEVSGSGSTGSTSVEIIPGIDGPLPLVPSGLAVGVLAEDTTAADGHTGTLPQGVTFETTVEVPEGTEFARFDLDSLDDTADLDLTVAQIVDGKPVVTATSATGSADERVDLYAPEAGRYLVSADIYAAGAEPEATFDLRSFLIAADGGEGSLTTAPETVDAVLGEPTSYSVSWTGLAGPAQYLGSVDYADSGLRTLVSVDVTEAATPAPTATPTAGPTAEPTATPTAGPTATPAPTGTPTAGPTAPPAPTSTPTAGPGAPGHGAGGLPSTGFGGGLLGAGALALIGAGAVLTGLRRRALAQREAGAAE, from the coding sequence TTGTCCCACCGTCCACCCGTCCGCCGCGCCGAGAAGCGCATCCTCGCCGGCCTCGCCGCCCTCGGCATCGCCGCCTCCGGCGCCTTCGCCGTCTCGGCCGCCTCGGCCGCCCCGCTCGTCGGCGGGGCCGCTCTCGTCGGCGGACTCTCCACCCTCCAGACCTTCGACGACGGCGACTACGTCGTCACGCTCGTCGAGCCGTCCGCGGCGACCTACGAGGGCACCGACGCCCGCTTCGCCCGGACCGCTCCGGACGCCGGCGCGCAGCTGCAGGCCCGCTCGGCTCCGGTCGAGGACTACTCCGCTCACCTCGAGCAGCGGCAGGACGACGTCGCCGCCGCCGTCGACGCCGCGATCGGCTACCACTACACGGTCGCCCTCAACGGCTTCTCCGCCTCGCTCACCGCCGAGCAGGCGAGCGCGCTCGCCGGCCGCAAGGACGTCGCGCAGGTGCGGGAGCTCGAGGACCTGAAGCTCGACCGCGCCGCGGCCTCGACCGCGCCGGCTCCGACCGCCGCCGCCGACGCCGGCATCCCCGTTCCGGACACCGGGCAGGAGTCCTCGACGAGCTTCCTCGGCCTCGAGGGCGACGGCGGAGTCTGGGACACCGTCGGCGGTGTCGAGAAGGCCGGCGAGGGCATCGTCGTCGGCGTCATCGACTCCGGCATCGCACCCGAGAACCCGTCCTTCGCGGGCGCTCCGCTCGCGACCTCCCCGGGCGCCGCTCCGTACACGGACGGCACGACCGTCCGCTACGCCAAGTCGGACGGCACCACCTTCGCCGGCTCCTGCTCGCCCGGCCTCGCCGCGTCCGAGCAGTGGGACGGCGGCGAGTGCAACCAGAAGCTGATCGGCGCGCGCTGGTTCCTCGGCCAGAACGAGGCGGCCGGCTCGACCGACAACCCCGAGTACCGCTCGCCGCGCGACGCGGACGGCCACGGCTCGCACACCGCGAGCACGGCGGCCGGCAACGCCGACGTCGAGGCCTCGGTCGACGGCTACGACTACGGCACCATCTCCGGTGTCGCACCCGCCGCGAAGGTCGCTGCCTACAAGGTCTGCTGGAACGGCGACGAGAACGGCACCGACGACGACGACTACTGCTCCGGCGAGGGCATCCTGGCCGCGATCAACGCGGCCGTCGCGGACGGCGTCGACGTCATCAACTTCTCGATCGGCGGCGGTTCCGCCGTCTCGACGCTGACCCCCTACGACGAGGCGTTCCTGAACGCCGCGGCAGCGGGTGTCTTCGTGGCCGCCTCGGCCGGCAACTCCGGCCCGGGCGTCTCGACCCTCGACCACGCCTCGCCCTGGTACACCACGGTCGCCGCGTCCTCGATCCCGACCTACACGGCCACCGCCACCCTCGGTGACGGCCAGGCCTTCGTCGGCGGATCGATCAGCGTGCACGACGACGTGACCGGCCCCCTCGTGAACAGCGCCGACGTCGTCGTCGCCGGGACCGAGAACGCCGACATCTGCGCGCCGGGCTCGCTCGACGCCGCGAAGGTCACCGGGAAGATCGTCGCCTGCACCGCCGGCGTCACCGCGCGCGTCTCCAAGTCGGCCGAGGTCGACCGGGCCGGGGGCATCGGCATGCTGCTGCTGAACCCGTTCCCGAACGCCCTGCACGTGGACGACCACTCGGTCCCGAGCATCCAGATCGACTCGCAGGCCTACGACGCGATCACCGCGTACGCCGGCACCGCGGGCGCGACGGCGACGCTGACCGAGGGCAACGCGACCGGCACCGAGATCCCGGTGCCGCAGGTCGCGGGCTTCTCCTCGCGCGGACCGGCCGAGGCGGACGGCACCGACGTGCTCAAGCCCGACCTCACGGCGCCCGGCGTCGCGATCCTCGCCGACAGCTTCAACGCCGAGGGCGACGACCCCGCCTTCGCGTTCGAGTCCGGCACCTCGATGTCCTCCCCGCACATCGCGGGCCTCGCCGCCCTCATCCTCGGCGTGACGCCGAACGCGTCGCCGTCGGCGGTGAAGTCGGCCATGATGACGACCTCCTACGACAGCGTCGACCAGTCGGGCGCCGCGTCCGACGACGTCTTCGCTCAGGGCGCCGGACACGTCGACCCGACCGCGTTCCTCGACCCCGGACTGCTCTACGAGAGCGGCACGAGCGACTGGATCGCGTTCCTCAAGGGGGCCGGCTACGTCTTCGCCGACCCCGAGCTCGACGCGGTCGAGGCGATCGACCCGTCCGACCTCAACCAGGCCTCGATCGCGATCGGCGCGCTGGCCGGCAGCCAGACGGTCACCCGCGCGGTCACCTCGACCGAGGCCGGCAGCTACACCGCCAGCCTCGACATCCCCGGGATCGACGCCGTCGTCTCGCCGTCCACCCTCTCCTTCACCGGAGCGGGCCAGACCGCCGAGTACACGGTGACCTTCACGAGGACCGACGCCGAGCTCACCGAGTTCGCGACCGGCTACCTCACCTGGTCGAGCGCCGAGCACGAGGTGCGCAGCCCCGTGGCCGTGCGTCCCGTGCTGCTCGACGCGCCGTACGAGGTGTCGGGCTCCGGCTCGACCGGCTCGACGAGCGTCGAGATCATCCCCGGCATCGACGGCCCCCTGCCGCTGGTTCCGAGCGGCCTCGCGGTGGGAGTCCTCGCCGAGGACACGACCGCGGCGGACGGCCACACCGGCACGCTGCCGCAGGGCGTGACGTTCGAGACGACCGTCGAGGTGCCCGAGGGCACCGAGTTCGCCCGGTTCGACCTCGACTCGCTCGACGACACGGCCGACCTCGATCTGACGGTCGCGCAGATCGTCGACGGGAAGCCGGTCGTCACGGCCACCAGTGCGACGGGCTCGGCCGACGAGCGGGTGGACCTCTACGCGCCCGAGGCCGGCCGCTACCTGGTCTCCGCGGACATCTACGCGGCGGGCGCGGAGCCGGAGGCGACCTTCGACCTCCGGAGCTTCCTCATCGCGGCGGACGGCGGCGAGGGCTCGCTGACCACCGCGCCCGAGACCGTCGACGCGGTCCTCGGCGAGCCGACGAGCTACTCCGTGTCCTGGACCGGCCTCGCCGGCCCGGCGCAGTACCTCGGGAGCGTCGACTACGCGGACTCGGGTCTCCGGACCCTCGTCAGCGTGGACGTGACGGAGGCGGCGACGCCGGCTCCGACCGCGACGCCGACGGCCGGACCCACGGCCGAGCCGACCGCGACGCCGACCGCCGGACCGACGGCGACGCCGGCTCCGACCGGGACGCCGACCGCCGGACCGACCGCGCCTCCCGCGCCGACCTCCACGCCCACCGCCGGACCGGGCGCGCCCGGCCACGGAGCGGGCGGCCTGCCCTCCACCGGCTTCGGCGGCGGACTGCTCGGAGCGGGCGCCCTGGCGCTGATCGGCGCCGGAGCGGTGCTGACGGGACTGCGTCGCCGCGCACTCGCGCAGCGTGAGGCGGGCGCCGCGGAGTAG
- a CDS encoding LLM class flavin-dependent oxidoreductase — MRTPNPDAAVGVLLPRDLPAAEVLPYARRAEELGFDELWVVEDLGFRGGIAQAAAVLAATERIVVGIGILPAAVRTAAFTAMELGTLAELFPGRVHAGIGHGMPGWMRGLGVWPKSPLTLLAEQFDAIRALLAGEEVTRDGRYVHVDGLRLESPPQVVPPLLAGVRGPRSLELAGRIADGAILAEPVAPEYLARAREQMGTPGRVVAYNVAAVSDDAGEARAAVRPGLEWVGEPDWAPHIEPLPFAEEFAQLRARSADRAAFVRDLPDEWVDRLAVVGTPETARARIDALHAAGAASTVLMPVGSDPRAAMEQLARVL; from the coding sequence ATGCGCACCCCGAATCCCGACGCCGCCGTCGGCGTCCTGCTCCCCCGCGATCTCCCCGCCGCCGAGGTCCTGCCCTACGCCCGCCGGGCCGAGGAGCTCGGCTTCGACGAGCTCTGGGTCGTCGAGGACCTCGGCTTCCGCGGCGGCATCGCCCAGGCCGCGGCCGTCCTCGCCGCGACCGAGCGGATCGTCGTCGGCATCGGCATCCTGCCCGCCGCGGTGCGCACCGCCGCCTTCACCGCGATGGAGCTCGGCACCCTCGCCGAGCTCTTCCCCGGCCGCGTCCACGCGGGCATCGGCCACGGCATGCCGGGCTGGATGCGCGGACTCGGCGTCTGGCCGAAGAGCCCGCTGACCCTGCTCGCGGAGCAGTTCGACGCGATCCGCGCGCTGCTCGCCGGCGAGGAGGTGACCCGCGACGGTCGCTACGTCCACGTCGACGGGCTGCGGCTCGAGTCGCCGCCGCAGGTCGTGCCACCGCTGCTGGCCGGGGTCCGCGGACCGCGCTCGCTCGAGCTGGCCGGGCGCATCGCCGACGGGGCGATCCTCGCCGAGCCGGTCGCTCCGGAATACCTCGCCCGGGCCCGCGAGCAGATGGGCACGCCGGGCCGCGTCGTCGCCTACAACGTGGCCGCCGTCTCGGACGACGCCGGAGAGGCCCGCGCCGCCGTGCGCCCCGGACTGGAGTGGGTCGGCGAGCCGGACTGGGCACCGCACATCGAGCCGCTGCCCTTCGCCGAGGAGTTCGCGCAGCTGCGCGCCCGGAGCGCCGACCGCGCCGCCTTCGTCCGCGATCTGCCGGACGAGTGGGTCGACCGGCTCGCCGTCGTCGGGACGCCGGAGACGGCCCGCGCGCGGATCGACGCGCTGCACGCGGCCGGAGCGGCCAGCACGGTGCTCATGCCGGTCGGCAGCGACCCGCGCGCGGCGATGGAGCAGCTGGCGCGCGTGCTCTGA
- a CDS encoding GNAT family N-acetyltransferase, with amino-acid sequence MSDLRLEELSAANISAVNGLSLKPGQEQFVAPESYSAAAAVIDPGAAWQRAILDGDELVGFIHAHFDPQAPEEFRSCIWRINIDAAKQGRGVGTFAVRAAADEARARGFDTLTVIWESGADGPEQFFRWIGFEVIGETPYGENIGALKL; translated from the coding sequence ATGAGTGACCTCCGCCTGGAAGAGCTGTCGGCCGCGAACATCTCCGCCGTGAACGGACTGAGCCTCAAACCGGGTCAGGAGCAGTTCGTCGCACCGGAGTCGTACTCCGCGGCCGCCGCCGTGATCGACCCGGGCGCCGCCTGGCAGCGGGCGATCCTCGACGGCGACGAGCTCGTCGGGTTCATCCACGCGCACTTCGACCCCCAGGCGCCGGAGGAGTTCCGCAGCTGCATCTGGCGGATCAACATCGACGCGGCCAAGCAGGGCCGCGGTGTCGGCACCTTCGCCGTCCGCGCGGCCGCCGACGAGGCGCGCGCCCGCGGCTTCGACACCCTCACCGTGATCTGGGAGTCCGGCGCCGACGGCCCCGAGCAGTTCTTCCGCTGGATCGGCTTCGAGGTCATCGGCGAGACCCCGTACGGCGAGAACATCGGGGCGCTGAAGCTCTGA
- a CDS encoding ABC transporter ATP-binding protein — MSTLGSTEERDDLTRAESAALRRRSLALLGSLLRPLRMRLVLTAVVVVISTAAQVAGPALIALGIDNGLPAILDGDATPLVLTVIAYVLTGVVGAVLVAWYTVLSARVSQAILIDLRKRVFLHTQKLSLEFHENYTSGRIISRQTSDLDSIRELLDSGINQLVQGALYMGFVAIALVSLDGVSGLVLACALVPLAILTRWFQKRSQSLFRGTRVASSRLIVQFVETMTGIRAVQTFRTQQRNESAFGVVVERYRVAYKKVFGVFGTFDPGLVLIGNVTMAAVLFFGGMRVLDGGLEIGALLGVLLYTRRFFAPVQEMAMFYNSYQSAAAALEKISGVLAEEQSVPDPAHPVDLREARGALGFEGVRFAYTTDREILPRFDLRIPAGQTIALVGSTGAGKSTLAKLVSRFYDPTDGVVTLDGVDLRQLHPKDLRRAIVMVTQEAYLFSGSVADNIAIGRPSASYDEIVDAAKAVGAHAFIQALPDGYDTDVNKRGGRVSAGQRQLISFARAFLADPAVLILDEATSSLDIPSERLVQLGLQTLLADRTAVIIAHRLSTVAIADRVLVMEHGRIVEDGTPEALIAGDGRFATLHAAWRDSLV; from the coding sequence ATGAGCACTCTCGGATCCACCGAGGAGCGCGACGACCTCACGCGCGCGGAGTCCGCGGCCCTGCGCCGGCGCTCGCTCGCGCTGCTCGGGTCGCTGCTGCGCCCGCTGCGGATGCGGCTGGTGCTGACGGCCGTCGTCGTGGTGATCTCGACCGCCGCCCAGGTCGCCGGGCCGGCGCTGATCGCACTGGGCATCGACAACGGCCTGCCGGCGATCCTCGACGGCGACGCGACCCCGCTGGTCCTCACCGTGATCGCCTACGTCCTGACCGGCGTCGTCGGCGCCGTCCTCGTCGCCTGGTACACCGTGCTGTCGGCCCGGGTGAGCCAGGCGATCCTGATCGACCTGCGCAAGCGCGTCTTCCTGCACACCCAGAAGCTGAGCCTGGAGTTCCACGAGAACTACACCTCCGGCCGGATCATCTCCCGGCAGACCAGCGACCTCGACTCGATCCGCGAGCTGCTCGACTCCGGCATCAACCAGCTCGTGCAGGGCGCCCTCTACATGGGCTTCGTCGCCATCGCGCTGGTCTCGCTCGACGGCGTCAGCGGCCTCGTGCTCGCCTGTGCCCTCGTGCCGCTGGCGATCCTGACCCGCTGGTTCCAGAAGCGCTCGCAGTCGCTCTTCCGCGGCACCCGCGTCGCGTCGTCCCGACTGATCGTCCAGTTCGTCGAGACGATGACCGGCATCCGCGCCGTGCAGACCTTCCGCACCCAGCAGCGCAACGAGTCGGCCTTCGGCGTCGTCGTCGAGCGCTACCGGGTCGCCTACAAGAAGGTCTTCGGCGTCTTCGGCACCTTCGACCCCGGTCTCGTGCTGATCGGGAACGTCACGATGGCGGCCGTGCTGTTCTTCGGCGGGATGCGGGTGCTCGACGGCGGTCTCGAGATCGGCGCGCTGCTCGGCGTCCTGCTCTACACGCGGCGGTTCTTCGCGCCGGTGCAGGAGATGGCGATGTTCTACAACTCCTACCAGTCCGCCGCGGCCGCGCTCGAGAAGATCTCGGGCGTCCTCGCGGAGGAGCAGAGCGTGCCCGACCCGGCGCACCCCGTCGACCTGCGCGAGGCGCGCGGGGCGCTCGGCTTCGAGGGCGTCCGCTTCGCCTACACGACCGACCGGGAGATCCTGCCGCGCTTCGACCTGCGGATCCCCGCAGGCCAGACGATCGCGCTCGTCGGCTCGACCGGTGCCGGCAAGTCGACGCTCGCGAAGCTCGTCTCGCGCTTCTACGACCCGACCGATGGAGTGGTGACCCTCGACGGGGTCGACCTCCGGCAGCTGCACCCGAAGGACCTTCGGCGCGCGATCGTGATGGTGACCCAGGAGGCCTACCTCTTCTCCGGCTCCGTCGCGGACAACATCGCGATCGGCCGGCCCTCGGCCTCCTACGACGAGATCGTCGACGCGGCGAAGGCGGTCGGCGCGCACGCGTTCATCCAGGCGCTGCCGGACGGCTACGACACCGACGTGAACAAGCGCGGCGGGCGGGTCTCGGCCGGTCAGCGCCAGCTGATCTCGTTCGCGCGGGCGTTCCTGGCCGACCCGGCGGTGCTGATCCTGGACGAGGCGACCTCCTCGCTCGACATCCCGAGCGAGCGGCTGGTGCAGCTCGGCCTGCAGACGCTGCTCGCGGACCGGACCGCGGTGATCATCGCGCACCGGCTGTCGACGGTCGCGATCGCCGACCGGGTGCTGGTGATGGAGCACGGCCGCATCGTCGAGGACGGGACGCCGGAGGCGCTGATCGCGGGCGACGGCCGCTTCGCCACCCTGCACGCGGCCTGGCGGGACTCCCTGGTCTGA